From a single Denticeps clupeoides unplaced genomic scaffold, fDenClu1.1, whole genome shotgun sequence genomic region:
- the LOC114775393 gene encoding LOW QUALITY PROTEIN: nucleobindin-2-like (The sequence of the model RefSeq protein was modified relative to this genomic sequence to represent the inferred CDS: deleted 2 bases in 2 codons), translated as MLLLAGFFTSCLTLPGLLLYSEAVPISMDKTKISKPEENIQEAPQSVDTGLHYDRYLREVIDFLEKDQHFREKLHNTDMEDIKQGKLAKELDFVSHHVRTKLDELKRQEVSRLRTLIKAKQDLEGGNGLTVDHQALLKQFEYLNHMNPHTFEVEDLDRLIRSARTDLENFDKERHEEFKRYEMMKEHERREHLRTLDEEGRRREEQHYEEMKRKHADHPKVNHPGSQDQLKEVWEEADGLDPEDFDPKTFFNLHDTNGDGFFDEQELEALFTKELEKIYDPTNEEDDMVEMEEERLRMREHVMNEVDSNKDRLVSLDEFLIATKKKEFLEPDSWETLEQNQVYTDEEMREFEEHLVQQEQELSLKASDLQKQKEELERQQQQLNAQKLELQQAVEHMERLKTQRVEPPSEVHVEGNAVPQEEQNVQAPGAGQLSAQQHQNLHPDPQVLQAGHQQQPPPAVPQAQHAVP; from the exons ATGCTGTTGCTCGCCGGATTCTTCACCAGTTGCCTTACGCTGCCAGGCCTGCTGCTGTATTCTGAGGCCGTACCCATCAGCATGGACAAAACTAAAATCAGCAAACCAGAGGAGAACATTCAGGAGGCGCCGCAGAGTGTT GACACCGGGCTGCATTATGACCGTTATCTCAGGGAGGTCATCGACTTTCTGGAAAAAGACCAGCACTTCCGAGAGAAGCTCCACAACACGGATATGGAGGACATCAAG CAAGGGAAGCTGGCCAAGGAGCTGGACTTCGTCAGCCATCACGTCCGGACG AAGCTGGACGAGCTGAAGAGGCAGGAGGTGAGTCGACTGAGGACCCTGATCAAAGCCAAGCAGGATCTGGAGGGTGGAAA CGGATTGACCGTGGACCACCAGGCTCTTCTGAAGCAGTTTGAGTATTTGAACCACATGAACCCTCATACGTTTGAGGTGGAG GACCTGGACCGACTCATCAGATCCG CACGCACCGACCTGGAGAACTTCGACAAGGAGCGGCACGAGGAGTTCAAGCGCTACGAGATGATGAAGGAGCACGAGCGCAGGGAGCACCTGAGGACGCTGGATGAGGAGGGCAGGAGGCGTGAGGAGCAACACTATgaggagatgaagaggaagCATGCAGACCACCCCAAGGTCAACCACCCG GGCAGCCAGGACCAGCTGAAGGAGGTGTGGGAGGAGGCGGATGGACTCGACCCGGAGGACTTTGATCCCAAGACATTCTTCAACCTGCATG ATACGAATGGAGATGGCTTCTTCGATGAACAGGAGCTGGAGGCCCTGTTTACTAAAGAG CTGGAGAAGATTTACGATCCGACCAATGAGGAGGACGATatggtggagatggaggaggagaggctgcGTATGAGAGAGCACGTCATGAACGAG GTTGACTCCAATAAGGACAGACTGGTGTCACTAGACGAGTTCCTGATTGCCACCAAGAAGAAGGAGTTTCTGGAACCGGACAGCTGGGAG ACACTGGAGCAGAACCAGGTGTACACTGATGAGGAGATGCGGGAGTTCGAGGAGCATCTGGTTCAGCAGGAGCAGGAGTTGAGTTTGAAGGCCTCGGACCTGCAGAAGCAGAaagaggagctggagaggcaacagcagcagctgaacGCCCAAAAACTGGAGCTGCAGCAG GCTGTGGAGCACATGGAGCGGCTGAAGACCCAGAGAGTGGAACCCCCATCTGAAGTCCACG TTGAAGGAAACGCAGTTCCACAGGAAGAGCAGAACGTCCAGGCCCCCGGCGCAGGTCAACtttcagcccagcagcaccaGAACCTGCACCCGGACCCACAGGTCCTCCAGGCCGGTCACCAACAACAACCGCCGCCGGCCGTACCCCAGGCCCAGCACGCCGTCCCCTAG
- the LOC114775395 gene encoding transmembrane protein 178B-like: MAAAQRLIWSGLVQRCTPVKYHYTSSSLPRNLPINITKTIRQDEWHALHLRRMTAGFVGMAVSIILFGWLVGVLGCCRQHDLMQYVAGLLFLMGGTCCIISISRCT; encoded by the exons ATGGCAGCCGCCCAGCGCCTTATTTGGAGCG GGTTGGTCCAGCGCTGTACTCCAGTAAAATATCACTACACCTCGTCCAGCCTCCCCCGGAACCTGCCCATCAACATCACCAAGACCATCCGTCAGGACGAGTGGCACGCGCTGC ACCTGCGCAGGATGACCGCTGGGTTCGTGGGAATGGCCGTGTCCATCATCCTGTTCGGGTGGCTTGTGGGGGTCCTGGGGTGCTGCAGACAGCACGACCTCATGCAGTACGTCGCTGGACTCCTCTTCCTcatgggag GCACCTGCTGCATCATCTCGATCAGCAGATGCACTTGA
- the LOC114775394 gene encoding LOW QUALITY PROTEIN: transmembrane protein 208-like (The sequence of the model RefSeq protein was modified relative to this genomic sequence to represent the inferred CDS: deleted 1 base in 1 codon) — MAPKGKVGTKGKKQIHEENEATLKFYIRVILGANAIYGAVNLLLFHQACTLWTWLLLLFALAVYLGSYRSMSAMARPSFGEDGGLLDGGIDLNMEQGMAEHLKDVILLTAIVQVLSTLSSYFWYLWLLAPARAVHLLWVNFLGPWFSAQSPAPSEEVNEKKQRRQERRQMKRF; from the exons ATGGCG CCTAAAGGAAAAGTTGGGACGAAAGGCAAGAAGCAGATCCACGAGGAGAACGAAGCCACGTTGAAGTTCTACATCCGGGTCATCCTGGGAGCGAAT GCCATCTACGGCGCGGTCAACCTGCTGCTGTTCCACCAGGCCTGCACGCTGTGGACGTGG ctgctgctgctg ttcgCGCTGGCGGTCTACCTGGGCAGCTACAGGTCCATGTCCGCCATGGCCAGGCCCAGCTTCGGCGAGGACGGCGGCCTGCTGGACGGCGGGATCGACCTGAACATGGAGCAGGGCATGGCAGA gcacctgaaggacgtGATTCTGCTCACAGCCATCGTCCAGGTCCTCAGCACCCTCTCCTCGTACTTCTGGTACCTCTGGCTCCTG GCTCCAGCTCGTGCGGTCCACCTGCTTTGGGTCAACTTCCTGGGTCCATGGTTCTCCGCCCAGTCACCTGCACCTTCTGAAGAAGTGAACGAGAAGAAGCAGAGGCGGCAGGAGAGGCGCCAGATGAAGAGGTTCTGA